Proteins from one Candida orthopsilosis Co 90-125, chromosome 2 draft sequence genomic window:
- a CDS encoding Kgd1 2-oxoglutarate dehydrogenase, whose translation MLRAFKRAIPPRTQILRNNVPSLRYNFARIQTRCLATATDTFLQGNDANYVDEMYQQWRQDPASVHSSWNAYFTNIEKDGVSPSKAFQAPPTLVPTVSGGTAGFYPQQSNVNEDVVVHLKVQLLVRAYQVRGHQKAQIDPLGITFGSHAKVPKELTLEYYQFTEKDLDKEITLGPGILPRFATGGKKSMTLREIIKTCEELYCSSYGVEYVHIPSKEQCDWLRERIEIPQPFKYSQDQKRQILDRLIWATSFETFLSTKFPNDKRFGLEGAESVVPAMKAMIDTSVEEGIEDVVIGMPHRGRLNMLSNVVRKPNESIFSEFTGSREFDEGSGDVKYHLGMNYKRPTTSGKHVNLSLVANPSHLEAEDGVVLGKTRAIQQYKNDVGDFKKAMSILLHGDAAFAAQGVVYETMGFANLPAYSTGGTIHIIVNNQIGFTTDPRFARSTLYPSDIAKSINAPIFHVNADDVEACTFVFNLAAEWRAKYHTDCIIDLVGYRKHGHNETDQPSFTQPLMYQEIAKKKSVIDIYTNQLVEEGTFTREDIDEHKKWVWNLLEESFSKAKDYQPTSREWLTTPWEDFKSPKELATEVLPHFPTGVDEDTLKKIGVAISEAPEGFEIHRNLKRILNQRKKAVETGEGIDYSTGEALAYGSLALEGYHVRVSGQDVERGTFSQRHAVLHDQKSEKTWTPLANLSEDQGVFSISNSSLSEYGVLGFEYGYSLTSPDALVEWEAQFGDFANTAQVIIDQFVSGAESKWMQRSGVVLSLPHGYDGQGPEHSSGRIERYLQLCNEDPRYFPSPEKLERQHQDCNMQVAYPTTPANIFHLLRRQMHRQFRKPLILFFSKSLLRHPLARSNLSEFTGDSQFQWIIEDVLGDKSEVKRLVLCTGQIHSAMHKRREQTKDNSTAFIKIEQLNPFPFAQLRDALNEYPNIEDLVWAQEEPLNMGAWSFVEPRVHVVLDKTDKYADLKMRYAGRDPSASIAAGTKAKHLAEEEEILNEVFQH comes from the coding sequence atGCTTAGAGCTTTTAAACGTGCAATTCCACCACGTACTCAAATCCTTAGGAACAATGTTCCTTCATTGAGATACAACTTTGCCAGAATCCAAACCAGATGTTTAGCTACAGCCACTGACACTTTTTTGCAAGGCAATGATGCTAACTATGTTGACGAAATGTACCAACAATGGAGGCAAGATCCAGCAAGTGTACATTCATCTTGGAATGCTTATTTCACCAACATTGAAAAGGACGGTGTATCGCCTTCAAAGGCTTTCCAAGCTCCACCAACTTTAGTTCCAACTGTTTCTGGTGGTACTGCTGGGTTCTACccacaacaatcaaatgtcaatgaagatgttgttgttcacTTGAAGgttcaattgttggttAGAGCTTACCAAGTTAGAGGTCACCAAAAAGCACAAATTGACCCATTGGGAATCACTTTTGGTAGCCACGCCAAAGTTCCAAAAGAATTGACCTTGGAGTATTATCAATTTACCGAAAAGGATTTGGATAAAGAGATTACATTGGGACCTGGTATTTTGCCAAGGTTTGCCACTGGAGGAAAGAAATCCATGACTTTAAGGGAAATTATAAAGACATGCGAAGAGTTATACTGCTCTTCATATGGTGTTGAATATGTCCATATTCCCTCTAAAGAACAATGTGATTGGTTAAGAGAAAGAATTGAGATTCCACAGCCATTCAAATACTcacaagatcaaaagaGACAAATTTTGGACCGTTTGATTTGGGCTActtcatttgaaacattCTTGTCAACCAAGTTCCCTAATGATAAGAGATTCGGTTTAGAGGGTGCTGAATCCGTTGTTCCTGCAATGAAGGCCATGATTGATACTTCTGTTGAAGAAGgtattgaagatgttgtCATTGGAATGCCACATAGAGGTAGATTGAACATGTTGTCAAACGTTGTTCGTAAGCCTAATGAATCCATCTTTTCCGAATTTACCGGATCAAGAGAATTCGATGAAGGTTCTGGTGATGTCAAGTATCACTTGGGTATGAACTACAAGAGACCAACTACCTCAGGTAAACATGTTAACTTGTCATTGGTTGCTAACCCATCACATTTGGAAGCTGAAGATGGTGTTGTTCTTGGTAAAACACGTGccattcaacaatacaagaatgatgttggtgatttcaaGAAGGCAATGTCAATCTTGTTACATGGTGATGCTGCATTTGCTGCTCAAGGTGTTGTTTACGAAACAATGGGTTTTGCCAACTTGCCAGCTTACTCAACTGGTGGTACTATCCATATTATTGTCAATAACCAGATTGGTTTCACTACTGATCCAAGATTTGCTAGATCTACTTTATACCCATCTGATATTGCCAAGAGTATAAATGCCCCAATTTTCCATGTAAATGCCGATGATGTTGAGGCATGTACAtttgttttcaacttgGCTGCTGAATGGAGAGCTAAATACCACACTGATTGTATCATTGATCTTGTTGGTTACAGAAAGCATGGTCACAATGAAACTGATCAACCATCATTTACCCAACCTCTCATGTACCAAGAAATTGCCAAGAAAAAGTCAGTTATTGACATCTACACtaatcaattggttgaagaagGTACTTTCACTAGagaagatattgatgaacACAAGAAATGGGTTTGGAACTTGTTGGAAGAATCATTCTCCAAGGCAAAAGACTATCAACCAACTTCAAGAGAATGGTTAACCACTCCATGGGAAGATTTCAAGTCACCAAAAGAGTTGGCTACTGAAGTATTACCACATTTTCCAactggtgttgatgaagatactttgaaaaagattggtGTTGCCATTTCCGAAGCCCCAGAAGGTTTTGAAATACATAGAAACTTGAAGCGTATCTTGaaccaaagaaaaaaggCTGTTGAAACTGGTGAAGGTATTGATTATTCCACTGGTGAAGCTTTGGCTTATGGTTCATTAGCCTTGGAAGGTTATCATGTTAGAGTTTCTGGCCAAGATGTTGAAAGAGGTACTTTTTCACAAAGACACGCTGTCTTGCACGATCAAAAATCAGAAAAGACTTGGACTCCATTGGCTAATTTAAGTGAAGATCAAGGTGTATTTAGTATATCCAACTCGTCATTATCCGAATACGGTGTTTTGGGTTTCGAATATGGGTACTCATTAACTTCACCTGATGCTTTGGTTGAATGGGAAGCacaatttggtgattttgcCAACACTGCACAAGTTatcattgatcaattcgTTTCTGGTGCTGAATCAAAATGGATGCAAAGATCAGGTGTTGTTTTATCATTACCTCATGGTTACGATGGTCAAGGTCCAGAACATTCTTCTGGTagaattgaaagatattTACAATTATGTAATGAAGATCCACGTTACTTCCCATCTCCAGAAAAGTTGGAACGTCAACATCAAGACTGTAACATGCAAGTTGCTTACCCAACCACTCCAGCTAACATCTTCCACTTGTTGCGTCGTCAAATGCACAGACAATTCAGGAaaccattgattttgttcttcTCCAAGTCGTTATTACGTCATCCATTAGCCAGATCAAACTTGTCTGAATTCACTGGTGACTCTCAATTCCAATGGattattgaagatgtttTGGGTGATAAATCAGAAGTTAAGAGACTAGTATTGTGTACTGGTCAAATCCATTCTGCTATGCACAAGAGAAGAGAACAAACCAAGGATAACTCAACTGCATTTATCaagattgaacaattgaaccCATTCCCATTTGCTCAATTGCGTGATGCATTAAATGAATatccaaatattgaagatttggtATGGGCACAAGAAGAACCATTGAACATGGGTGCTTGGTCGTTCGTTGAACCAAGAGTTCATGTTGTACTTGACAAGACTGACAAATATGCtgatttgaagatgaggTATGCTGGTAGAGATCCAAGTGCTTCAATTGCTGCTGGTACTAAAGCTAAGCATTTGGctgaagaggaagaaatattgaatgaagtATTTCAACACTAG
- a CDS encoding ATP-dependent helicase, with product MEGGVTTTSINTNGDISNVDPSQAEPNIKGEELNKYIVPQTREDLNSILTQYYRLLVDTKNLNEEHSKGEEESRLEDIYAQEKTEIESILSKVDKQQRGFEDEESEFMNELLTADSHHLGELDLELLGKQVAGFSLLSKDYDLPESLQRQIAKDVPRKENKSLVDDILAQLININTDFETRAKESGIETSSPLTASNPKYAPLGNLYIEKIITNKIAQRLKELESLPANLGTFDGDSLDDIKIKALIELKGLRLLNKQKQLKHAIISHESQQVKYNHPHLKNLPICLSEKRSFSLRSKIEQQNPQLLAVQLEQMKKEEARELKRQLHIAKVDQILESSLERSDRKSVVSNYRNYLLVKQLNNFHQITEKEESKKLEKNAKQRLQALKANDEEAYLKLLDETKDHRITHLLKQTNQFLDSLTEQVRAQQDEANGTLATPRSASPEVMATNATAEDGTGGVLVDSKEELREKTDYYEVAHKVKERIEEQPTILVGGKLKEYQMKGLEWMVSLYNNHLNGILADEMGLGKTIQSISLITYLIEKKHESKFLVIVPLSTITNWTLEFEKWAPSVKVIVYKGSQQQRRSMQSDVRYGNFQVMLTTYEYVIRERPLLAKFHYSHMIIDEGHRMKNANSKLSQTLRQYYKTKNRLILTGTPLQNNLPELWALLNFVLPKIFNSVKSFDEWFNTPFANTGAQEKIELTEEESLLVIRRLHKVLRPFLLRRLKKDVEKDLPDKVEKVLKCNLSGLQYVLYQQMLKHNALFVGAEVGGAKSGIKGLNNKIMQLRKICNHPFVFEEVETVLDSSKLTNDLIWRTSGKFELLDRILPKFKKSGHRVLMFFQMTQIMDIMEDFLRFRDLKYLRLDGSTKADERQDMLKVFNAPDSDYFCFLLSTRAGGLGLNLQTADTVVIFDTDWNPHQDLQAQDRAHRIGQKNEVRILRLITNDSVEEVILERAHQKLDIDGKVIQAGKFDNKSTAEEQEEFLKRLLEADATGGDNDENDSLDDEELNEILARSEQERDLFTQMDEERKQHDQYGQHRLIEKDELPKIFTEDISHHFEKNTQELSRMREKKKVVYDDGLSEAQWLKAMDDDNDSVEDAIKRRISRINARKRNKAIREGLLVEDINDDEVGEEDDEEFEAVAQPRKRQRRSRTPVAHSNKDEGEGSEFEEDVGMSEVATNGKVVSDGLESRCLAVLDEILELTDVSDGHRVSDIFLKLPSRKSYPDYYSVIKRPISINQIKKKIKNEEYASFDDFVIDIRQMCLNAKIYNEEESFVYTDATVIENLIDSKVGGQ from the coding sequence ATGGAAGGAGGCGTAACCACAACTAGTATCAATACAAATGGTGACATATCAAATGTTGACCCATCCCAAGCGGAACCAAACATCAAGGGAGAAGAGTTGAACAAGTATATAGTTCCCCAAACGAGAGAGGATTTGAATAGCATTTTGACGCAGTATTATAGACTATTGGTCGATACcaagaatttgaatgagGAGCACTCAaaaggtgaagaagaatcGCGACTTGAAGACATCTATGCCCAAGAAAAgactgaaattgaatccaTATTGtcaaaagttgataaacaacaaagagGATTTGAAGACGAGGAGTCAGAATTTATGAATGAGTTGTTGACTGCCGATAGTCACCATCTAGGGGAGTTAGACTTGGAATTATTAGGAAAACAAGTCGCTGGATTTTCCCTATTATCAAAGGATTATGACCTCCCGGAGAGTTTGCAACGACAGATTGCTAAAGATGTTCCACGCAAGGAAAATAAGTCCCTCGTGGATGATATTCTCGCACAATTAATCAATATAAATACCGATTTCGAGACCAGAGCCAAAGAATCAGGAATCGAAACAAGTTCACCATTGACAGCCCTGAATCCTAAATACGCACCATTAGGAAACCTTTACATTGAGAAGATCATTACCAATAAAATCGCGCAAAGGTTGAAGGAGCTTGAAAGTTTACCAGCTAACTTGGGTACATTTGATGGTGATAGTCTTGATGATATAAAAATCAAAGCTTTGATCGAGTTGAAAGGACTTCGTTTATTAAACAAGCAAAAACAACTCAAGCATGCTATAATCTCTCATGAGTCCCAGCAAGTCAAGTACAACCATCCGCATCTCAAGAACCTTCCAATTTGTTTACTGGAAAAGAGGTCCTTTAGCCTAAGGTCGAAAATTGAGCAACAAAATCCTCAGTTGTTGGCTGTTCAGTTGGAGcaaatgaaaaaagaagaggCCAGAGAGTTGAAACGTCAATTGCATATTGCCAAAGTTGATCAGATACTAGAAAGCTCCCTTGAAAGAAGCGATAGAAAACTGGTCGTTAGCAATTACAGAAACTATCTTTTGGTAAAACAGTTAAACAACTTCCATCAAATAACCgaaaaggaagaaagtAAAAAGCTTGAAAAGAATGCTAAGCAAAGATTGCAAGCTTTAAAAgccaatgatgaagaagcttATCTCAAGTTGTTGGATGAAACAAAGGACCACAGAATTACTCAccttttgaaacaaactAATCAATTTTTGGATTCTTTGACTGAGCAAGTGAGGGCTCAGCAAGATGAAGCAAATGGAACCTTGGCCACCCCAAGAAGCGCTAGTCCTGAAGTTATGGCCACAAATGCAACTGCTGAAGATGGTACAGGTGGTGTACTTGTTGATAGTAAGGAAGAATTGCGTGAAAAGACTGATTATTATGAAGTTGCTCATAAGGTAAAGGAGAGAATAGAGGAACAACCTACCATTTTGGTTGGTGGTAAATTAAAAGAGTATCAAATGAAAGGTTTGGAATGGATGGTTTCGCTTTATAATAACCACCTAAATGGTATATTGGCCGATGAGATGGGGTTGGGTaaaacaattcaatcaatttcattaataACCTATctcattgaaaagaagcACGAGTCGAAATTTTTGGTTATAGTTCCGCTTTCAACTATAACAAATTGGACGTTGGAGTTCGAGAAATGGGCACCTTCCGTCAAAGTCATTGTTTACAAGGGCTCACAGCAGCAAAGAAGATCAATGCAATCAGATGTAAGGTATGGTAACTTCCAAGTAATGCTTACTACATATGAGTACGTCATACGTGAGCGTCCATTATTGGCTAAATTTCATTACTCACATAtgattattgatgaagggCATAGAATGAAAAATGCAAATTCGAAACTTTCTCAGACTTTGAGACAATACTACAAGACTAAAAACAGATTGATCTTGACTGGTACAccattgcaaaacaatttgcCCGAGTTGTGGGCTTTGcttaattttgttttgccCAAAATCTTTAATTCTGTCAAGTCTTTTGATGAGTGGTTCAATACTCCATTCGCAAACACAGGGGCtcaagaaaagattgagtTGACAGAAGAAGAGTCATTGTTGGTTATTCGAAGATTGCACAAAGTCTTGAGACCGTTTCTTTTGagaagattgaagaaggatGTCGAAAAAGATTTGCCAGATAAAGTTGAGAAAGTGTTGAAATGTAACTTATCGGGATTGCAATATGTTCTTTACCAGCAAATGTTGAAGCACAATGCATTGTTTGTGGGTGCCGAGGTTGGTGGCGCCAAGAGTGGTATCAAAGgtttgaacaacaaaattatgcaattgagaaaaataTGTAATCATCCATTTGTCTTTGAGGAAGTTGAGACAGTGTTGGATTCACTGAAATTGACGAATGATCTAATTTGGCGAACGAGCGGTAAGTTTGAATTATTGGATCGTATTTTACCCAAGTTCAAAAAGAGTGGACATCGtgttttgatgtttttccAAATGACACAGATCATGGATATTATGGAGGATTTCCTCCGATTTAGGGACTTGAAGTACTTAAGATTGGATGGTTCTACAAAGGCCGATGAACGTCAAGATATGTTGAAGGTATTTAATGCTCCTGACTCTGACtacttttgttttcttttgtcGACACGTGCGGGTGGTTTGGGTTTGAACTTGCAAACTGCTGATACTGTGGTAATTTTTGATACTGATTGGAATCCTCATCAAGATTTACAAGCTCAGGATCGTGCGCATAGAATTGGTCAAAAGAATGAGGTTCGTATTTTGAGATTAATCACCAACGATTCCGTTGAAGAAGtgattttggaaagagCTCATCAAAAGTTGGATATTGACGGTAAAGTCATTCAAGCTGGTAAGTTTGATAACAAGTCAACTGCTGAAGAGCAAGAAGAGTTTTTGAAACGTTTGTTGGAAGCAGACGCCACTGGAGGTGACAATGACGAAAATGATTcacttgatgatgaagagttgaatGAGATTTTGGCGAGATCGGAACAGGAGAGGGATTTGTTCACTCAAATGGATGAGGAAAGAAAACAACACGATCAATATGGCCAGCACAGgttgattgaaaaagatgaattACCAAAGATCTTTACCGAAGATATTTCCCATCATTTCGAGAAAAATACTCAAGAGCTTAGTCGCATgagagaaaagaagaaagttgTCTATGACGACGGATTGAGTGAAGCTCAATGGTTGAAGGCAATGGATGATGACAACGATAGCGTGGAGGATGCCATTAAACGTCGTATATCACGTATCAATGcaagaaagagaaataAGGCAATCAGAGAAGGTCTTTTGGTTGAAGATATAAACGATGACGAAGTgggtgaagaagatgatgaagaatttgaagcAGTTGCCCAGCCGAGAAAGAGACAACGTCGCTCAAGAACTCCAGTAGCACATTCCAACAAGGATGAAGGAGAAGGATCGGAGTTTGAGGAGGATGTTGGAATGAGCGAGGTTGCAACTAATGGAAAAGTGGTTTCTGATGGGTTAGAGTCCCGATGTCTTGCAGTattggatgaaattttAGAGTTGACAGATGTGTCAGATGGACATAGGGTTAGTGACATTTTCCTAAAGTTGCCTTCAAGGAAGTCGTATCCTGACTACTATTCAGTTATCAAGAGACCAATTTCTataaatcaaattaaaaagaagatcaaGAATGAAGAGTACGCTTCATTTGACGACTTTGTTATTGATATAAGACAAATGTGCTTAAATGCAAAGATAtacaatgaagaagaatcatTTGTGTACACTGACGCTACGGTAATAGagaatttgattgattcaaaagttgGTGGCCAGTGA